The genome window TTGTGATATATAATAAAATGATTCAATCCGGGCGCAGCGCCGGAAAAACCTTCGATGTGAAGGAGGAAATGCATATGAAACGGTCTATCCGAAGCTTAACGGCATTGCTTATGACAGTGGTTCTTTTGCTGTGCCTTTATCCGATGATGCCCGCGCTGGCTGAAAGCGCGGCGGATTCTTCCGCCCAGAGCACAGAAGAGCCGGAGAAGAAGGAAAAGGTATCCGCGGAAACACTCCAGGCCCAGGGAATTCTTTCGGTTGGTGCCAAGGGAGAAGATGTTACCAGGCTGCAGCAGCGGCTGAAGGACCTGGGATACCTGGACGGCAAGGTGGACGGCCAGTACGGCGGCGGAACGAAGCGCGCGGTGATCGCGTTCCAGCGCATGCACGGGCTGACGACGGACGGCGTCGCGGGACAGGAAACACAGGAGAAACTATATGCCGAGGACGCGAAACACGCTCCGGACGGAAGTCCTGTGAACGTTCTTGAGGGCGATGTTCCGATGCTGGTGAACAAGGATAATCCTGTTCCCTCCGGTGAATTTTTTGTTCCGGCTGATATGGTGCAGCTGAATAAGGAACTGAGCAGCAAACTGGTTACGATCAAGTACAAGAAAACACGCGGCGTGAAGGTCGCTGTGGAAGCATTGAAGGCCATGCTGGAAGCCGCGAAAGCCGATGGTATCGGCAAGTGGCAGGTCAGTGCCGGCTACCGCAGCTGGGATGACCAGGTCAACATGCTGAACTCGAAAGTCAGGAGCTACCAGAAGAGCCATAAGGACTGGAGCAGCTCCAAAGCGCGCCGCGCGGCCCTGCGGACCGTGGCGGAACCGGGATGCAGCGAACATCATCTGGGACTTGCTTTTGATGTCAACAAAAAAGGGGCCTCCTCTTTTGCGGGGACCAAACAAAGCAAATGGCTGAATGAACACTGCTGGGAGTATGGATTCATTATCCGTTATCAGAAGGAAAAGGAAAAGATCACCGGC of Aristaeella lactis contains these proteins:
- a CDS encoding D-alanyl-D-alanine carboxypeptidase family protein, giving the protein MKRSIRSLTALLMTVVLLLCLYPMMPALAESAADSSAQSTEEPEKKEKVSAETLQAQGILSVGAKGEDVTRLQQRLKDLGYLDGKVDGQYGGGTKRAVIAFQRMHGLTTDGVAGQETQEKLYAEDAKHAPDGSPVNVLEGDVPMLVNKDNPVPSGEFFVPADMVQLNKELSSKLVTIKYKKTRGVKVAVEALKAMLEAAKADGIGKWQVSAGYRSWDDQVNMLNSKVRSYQKSHKDWSSSKARRAALRTVAEPGCSEHHLGLAFDVNKKGASSFAGTKQSKWLNEHCWEYGFIIRYQKEKEKITGFEAEPWHIRYVGVEHALYMRDHDLCLEEYVQGLQDGSIPNPAVKAEEQEVPENAEEKTEEEVIEEVPEEEVIEEVPEDGEDDAAA